A window of the Elephas maximus indicus isolate mEleMax1 chromosome 26, mEleMax1 primary haplotype, whole genome shotgun sequence genome harbors these coding sequences:
- the MCFD2 gene encoding multiple coagulation factor deficiency protein 2, giving the protein MEHLEGVINKPEAEMSPQELQLHYFKMHDYDGNNLLDGLELSTAITHVHKEEGSDHAPPMSEDELISLIDGVLRDDDKNNDGYIDYAEFAKSLQ; this is encoded by the exons ATGGAGCATCTAGAAGGTGTCATCAACAAGCCAGAGGCGGAGATGTCCCCACAAGAGCTGCAGCTCCATTATTTCAAAATGCATGATTACGATGGCAATAATCTGCTTGACGGCCTAGAACTCTCCACAGCCATCACACATGTCCACAAGGAG GAAGGGAGTGACCACGCACCGCCAATGAGCGAAGATGAGCTGATTAGCTTAATAGATGGCGTTTTGAGAGACGATGACAAGAACAACGATGGATACATTGACTATGCTGAGTTCGCAAAATCGCTGCAGTAG